The Pseudomonadota bacterium genome contains a region encoding:
- the casA gene encoding type I-E CRISPR-associated protein Cse1/CasA, with translation MNCFNLLRERWIPVRLQSGAMALIAPHELVSLQGQDFAIDVASPRPDFNGALLQFLIGLVQTAFPPDDKRSWRRFLATPPDPSVLQERFAQFTFAFNLDGDGPRFMQDIEVSLDTLNDPVPINRLIINEPGEQSEKLNKDFFVKRGSSPFLSLPAAALALLTLQLNAPSGGQGHRTSLRGGGPLTSVLEGDSLWETVWRNVLQSQELNYSSDSVDRSKELIFPWLTQTRTSENDEKIEPADAHPLLMFWACSRRIRLLFSSDKRACNIFTALAPDRGCEHYVTKNYGANYSENWIHPLTPYRGTKEGLLFTVKAPQAGISFRNWLGLVAQAQGAQPALVVRRQQAENQQGASRLLCFGYAMHDAKPRNWVQSQLPLYLFPDESSVERYAKDMFGLVSAAEEARDILKKALKIALGKKSHMASYAQQLNNSLEGEFFALAGVLSESDESSRIACKTKWLQVVVATTRNTFDQLLLGGDLVGVDSPRVFAGRAFLQKLFKQRWSKLEGMLELPLSAPVLLERAKKKTRHVEQEAKV, from the coding sequence ATGAATTGCTTTAATTTACTCAGGGAACGGTGGATCCCAGTAAGGCTACAGTCCGGGGCTATGGCCCTTATAGCGCCCCATGAGTTGGTTTCGTTGCAGGGGCAAGATTTTGCAATCGACGTAGCTAGTCCACGACCTGACTTTAATGGGGCGCTTCTTCAGTTTTTAATTGGATTAGTCCAAACAGCCTTTCCTCCAGATGATAAGAGGAGCTGGCGGCGATTTCTTGCAACTCCGCCCGATCCAAGCGTTCTACAAGAAAGATTCGCACAATTTACCTTTGCGTTTAATCTTGACGGCGATGGTCCTCGATTCATGCAGGATATAGAAGTGTCTCTAGACACCCTGAATGATCCTGTCCCTATAAATCGTTTAATCATCAACGAGCCTGGAGAGCAATCTGAAAAGTTAAACAAGGATTTCTTTGTAAAACGCGGTTCATCCCCCTTCCTATCTCTTCCTGCTGCGGCACTAGCACTCCTGACCCTTCAATTAAATGCACCGTCTGGAGGGCAGGGGCATAGAACCTCCTTACGAGGAGGGGGTCCGCTGACATCTGTGCTTGAGGGAGATTCTCTGTGGGAAACAGTCTGGAGAAATGTTCTTCAAAGCCAGGAGCTTAACTACTCATCAGACAGTGTTGATAGATCAAAAGAGCTTATTTTTCCATGGCTTACGCAAACTCGTACAAGTGAAAATGATGAAAAGATTGAGCCAGCAGACGCCCATCCGCTCCTCATGTTTTGGGCTTGCTCAAGGCGCATAAGGTTACTTTTTTCCTCAGATAAAAGAGCCTGCAACATTTTTACAGCACTAGCGCCAGATAGAGGGTGCGAGCATTACGTGACAAAAAATTACGGTGCTAATTATTCCGAGAATTGGATACACCCACTTACCCCATATAGGGGAACCAAAGAGGGGCTCCTATTCACAGTTAAAGCGCCACAGGCGGGGATTTCGTTCCGAAATTGGTTAGGCCTTGTAGCGCAGGCTCAAGGAGCTCAGCCAGCGTTAGTCGTCAGGCGACAGCAAGCTGAAAACCAGCAGGGTGCGTCGCGCCTGCTGTGTTTCGGATACGCCATGCACGATGCGAAGCCCCGCAATTGGGTACAAAGTCAGCTTCCTCTATATCTATTTCCTGATGAGAGCAGCGTGGAGCGGTACGCAAAAGACATGTTTGGATTGGTCTCGGCAGCTGAGGAAGCAAGAGATATTCTCAAGAAAGCCCTTAAAATTGCATTAGGAAAAAAGTCGCACATGGCTTCATATGCTCAGCAGCTTAACAATTCGCTCGAAGGCGAGTTTTTTGCGTTAGCAGGAGTGCTTTCAGAATCCGATGAATCTAGTCGAATCGCATGCAAGACTAAGTGGTTGCAGGTAGTAGTAGCCACCACACGTAATACTTTTGACCAACTGCTTCTTGGGGGAGATCTAGTGGGAGTGGACTCTCCTCGCGTGTTTGCTGGCAGAGCATTTTTGCAAAAGCTTTTTAAGCAGCGGTGGAGTAAGCTTGAGGGAATGCTGGAACTTCCACTATCTGCCCCAGTACTCTTGGAACGGGCTAAGAAAAAGACCAGACATGTTGAGCAGGAGGCGAAAGTATGA
- a CDS encoding TraM recognition domain-containing protein: MARNYRRTDYTAIREARIKRSLLTSGLTSLGAFGAAMSPALASADPMVLFGLGLIPAAAFGRTAFEWGKQYALELERQRESIFRGGKAVLGMPPERDCLGHAVEDARAKNKKMLDKYLIGFELDSGKPLWVDDDEICTHGAVFAKTGVGKTLWLESLIFQQMARGRASGCTFIDAKRDSTTLAHIILMAMVTGRIEDLIIVDPFESVHAYNFVMTNQRADVKARKVLRAGLPPTSDQSSTKHYDRLAADSIYRMVRAMESFGLAWSIRDIAVSLSAFQIAYPHLRNMLNKIGARQAMVELGHLASSYRSVKGVLDTARITDNLRGIASELHAIAGSEVGEVFCTKYTDLVLTDAILRGKIIYYMLPRLEEAESAARMVKIFREDLEVSIGEITSSRIHNLEDPHLVIIDEGSSTFGPTWANLFELARRGRFALLFGAQSTGGLTDAAAGLSEAFYERVMANVNLKVMMRIGDNRTAADMTEWFGKITSTKKSIGAGVTTGLSSTLLKGPLDISARRTGGESQTVSYSEDEEDLVSAEELKHEMSAEKGLAWFDLGNGKIVKGRSFWFNASLPETWEGREFVVKPERFEVDEIGLADWVDEQILSQEQDEISAKFASKPRQAAEPEFPRDKSGGARGASSASASSEPGTPSSFKLNMMPRGGARPRGVVTTIAKPASATTTTQQGAPEPPTESVTAKKASEAKAPVPPKDPPKGPRTGPLKLRK; the protein is encoded by the coding sequence ATGGCACGTAACTATAGACGAACAGACTATACGGCGATCAGAGAGGCACGGATCAAACGATCGCTACTGACCTCTGGATTGACCTCGCTAGGGGCATTTGGAGCTGCTATGTCGCCAGCGCTCGCCTCTGCCGATCCGATGGTTCTTTTCGGCTTGGGATTAATACCTGCCGCGGCCTTTGGTCGCACCGCCTTTGAATGGGGCAAGCAGTATGCTCTTGAGCTTGAGCGCCAAAGGGAATCTATATTTCGGGGTGGTAAGGCGGTCTTGGGAATGCCACCTGAACGGGATTGCCTAGGCCATGCGGTCGAGGATGCGCGTGCTAAAAATAAAAAGATGCTCGACAAGTATCTGATCGGTTTTGAGCTAGATTCAGGAAAACCGCTCTGGGTAGATGATGATGAGATATGCACACATGGTGCCGTGTTTGCAAAGACTGGAGTAGGAAAAACACTCTGGCTTGAATCCCTTATCTTTCAACAGATGGCGCGTGGCAGGGCTAGTGGTTGTACCTTCATAGACGCAAAGCGTGATTCAACGACCCTCGCTCATATTATCCTAATGGCGATGGTGACCGGCCGAATTGAGGATCTGATCATCGTCGATCCGTTCGAAAGTGTGCATGCATATAACTTTGTAATGACGAATCAGCGCGCCGACGTTAAGGCGCGTAAGGTTCTGCGTGCAGGGCTCCCACCAACATCGGATCAGAGCTCAACTAAGCACTACGACCGACTAGCAGCCGATTCAATCTATCGCATGGTGCGCGCCATGGAGAGTTTTGGCCTAGCGTGGTCTATTCGTGATATCGCCGTATCGCTCTCAGCATTTCAGATCGCTTATCCGCACCTCAGAAACATGCTTAATAAGATCGGAGCCCGCCAGGCCATGGTGGAGCTCGGCCATCTGGCATCCAGCTATCGCAGCGTAAAGGGTGTGCTTGATACAGCTCGTATTACCGATAACCTACGGGGTATCGCCTCTGAACTGCACGCAATTGCAGGCAGCGAGGTGGGTGAGGTCTTCTGCACTAAGTATACCGACCTCGTTCTTACCGACGCTATTCTGCGCGGAAAGATCATCTACTACATGCTTCCAAGGTTAGAGGAGGCCGAGAGTGCGGCTAGAATGGTCAAAATATTTCGTGAAGACCTTGAGGTATCGATCGGTGAGATTACCTCTTCACGCATTCACAACCTTGAGGACCCGCACCTAGTTATTATCGACGAGGGATCCTCTACCTTTGGACCAACCTGGGCGAACCTCTTTGAGCTTGCGCGACGTGGCCGCTTTGCGCTGCTCTTCGGCGCGCAGTCGACAGGTGGACTTACCGATGCGGCCGCTGGATTGAGTGAGGCGTTTTATGAACGCGTGATGGCTAACGTAAACTTAAAGGTCATGATGCGTATCGGGGATAACCGTACCGCCGCTGATATGACCGAGTGGTTCGGAAAGATTACAAGCACCAAAAAATCGATCGGTGCTGGCGTTACAACGGGGCTCTCTAGCACACTGCTAAAAGGGCCGCTTGATATTAGTGCGCGCCGAACAGGTGGGGAGTCTCAAACTGTTAGTTATTCAGAGGATGAGGAGGATCTCGTTAGCGCCGAAGAGCTTAAGCATGAGATGTCGGCAGAGAAGGGTTTGGCCTGGTTCGATCTAGGAAACGGCAAGATCGTCAAGGGGCGCTCGTTTTGGTTTAACGCTAGCCTGCCAGAAACCTGGGAGGGGCGAGAGTTTGTTGTTAAGCCGGAGCGATTTGAAGTTGATGAGATCGGATTAGCAGATTGGGTCGATGAGCAGATCCTCTCTCAGGAGCAGGATGAGATCTCAGCCAAGTTTGCCTCTAAACCACGGCAAGCTGCAGAGCCTGAGTTTCCGCGTGATAAATCAGGGGGCGCACGAGGCGCTTCGTCCGCCTCTGCCTCTTCAGAGCCTGGAACGCCCTCATCATTTAAGTTAAATATGATGCCGCGCGGTGGAGCACGGCCGCGGGGCGTCGTAACAACTATTGCAAAGCCCGCTTCTGCCACTACTACTACGCAGCAGGGAGCTCCCGAGCCCCCGACAGAGAGCGTAACTGCTAAGAAAGCAAGTGAAGCAAAGGCGCCAGTACCCCCGAAGGATCCTCCTAAGGGGCCACGAACGGGCCCCCTTAAGCTTAGGAAATGA
- the cas3 gene encoding CRISPR-associated helicase Cas3', whose protein sequence is MNNTNRSYYNFWAKAEENSNSFHLLPYHNLDVAAVGHVLLSLDDQLQERLSCFLHPCAKPLSRSLFTLLLALHDIGKFAESFQNLRPDLLRQLLVKESNARYLLRHDSAGWLLFRHKSVRIKEILFGGSAPIIEGCANVDDTLDVLDPLLRAVFGHHGMPPDRAKAMALSTPLFPLDFESAAAEFVSDVSSLLCIKPIRVCSDTTYSQDCRLTSTGAWIFAGFAVLCDWIGSSSQRFPFQSTRIALSDYWNDCAIPFAEKAIHELGILPCSVRSFGGVEVIFSHIKQPTPLQDLCATVEIPAVPQLFIIEDSTGAGKTEAAISLAHRLLEHGLAQSIFFALPTMATANGVFERVKNVFKNVFTENSRPSLVLSHSRRDLSHSFSQLMFPETATTSVAGDDEPGEVGCAAWFADSRKKSLLASFGVGTIDQALVGVLPIRHQSLRLFGAARSVLIIDEVHAYDTYMTKLLCALLEFQGAFQAPVILLSATLPASLKDKFIAAYRKGLGADLSVKRLPDNPYPSMEIVSRADIVRKTFSTRTSVRRTVDICYVSEESSVQAEIAKAVQAGKSVCWIRNSIEDARLAYQSVSEHLQQSGANAIGKVTLFHSRFCFGDRLEIEESVLEVFGPNGGAKDRSGRILISTQVVEQSLDLDFDVMITDLAPMDLIIQRAGRLMRHSRDASGNRIVGADERGKPLLYVYGPIITDRPGKDWYSAFSRPASFVYPHHGQLFLTAKCLFEKKELRVPEDLRPFIEAVYGDDYSTHLPPELVEVEDRAEGADRGKTSIASINILKIIDGYNCISNEWSSDVDTPTRLTNEQRIVTLVRECELGIVPIYQGPNGWELSEISLPRGFRELSPEAYSQACCKALEFLKNQPQHRWRNFVVAHSKEGYFSGSLMKLKGEEQILFKYDKKSGLELLVDELL, encoded by the coding sequence ATGAACAACACCAATCGGTCATACTACAACTTTTGGGCTAAAGCCGAAGAGAACTCCAACAGCTTTCACCTGTTGCCATACCATAATCTGGATGTAGCAGCGGTTGGGCACGTTTTATTGTCTCTTGATGATCAATTACAGGAGCGATTATCCTGTTTTCTACATCCTTGCGCGAAACCTCTCAGTAGATCGCTTTTTACCCTACTCTTGGCCTTGCATGACATTGGAAAGTTTGCCGAATCATTTCAAAATCTTCGACCCGATCTATTACGGCAACTTTTAGTCAAGGAGAGTAATGCTCGATACTTGTTGCGTCATGATAGCGCCGGTTGGTTGTTATTTAGGCACAAGAGTGTTCGAATTAAAGAGATTCTGTTTGGAGGCTCGGCGCCTATTATTGAAGGGTGCGCGAATGTTGATGATACCCTTGATGTTTTGGATCCGTTACTAAGGGCCGTATTTGGACATCACGGCATGCCCCCTGATAGAGCTAAGGCAATGGCTCTTAGTACCCCATTATTTCCGCTAGACTTTGAGAGCGCCGCAGCTGAGTTCGTAAGTGATGTTTCATCTTTGCTATGTATTAAACCGATCCGCGTCTGCTCCGATACTACGTACTCGCAAGATTGTCGGTTGACAAGCACTGGCGCATGGATATTCGCAGGATTTGCGGTTCTGTGTGATTGGATAGGCTCAAGCTCACAACGATTTCCATTTCAGTCCACACGCATAGCTTTAAGTGACTATTGGAATGATTGCGCGATTCCCTTCGCAGAAAAGGCGATCCATGAACTAGGAATCCTTCCGTGTTCCGTCAGGTCCTTTGGCGGAGTAGAAGTCATATTTAGTCACATAAAACAGCCCACCCCTCTGCAAGACCTGTGTGCGACAGTAGAGATTCCTGCTGTGCCGCAGTTGTTTATAATAGAGGACTCAACGGGTGCGGGGAAAACAGAAGCGGCAATATCGTTGGCGCATCGCTTGCTTGAACATGGCCTCGCCCAGAGTATCTTTTTTGCTCTTCCCACCATGGCAACGGCTAATGGCGTGTTTGAGCGAGTAAAGAATGTTTTTAAAAATGTATTCACCGAGAATAGCAGGCCATCATTAGTCCTGTCGCACTCACGGAGAGACCTGAGCCATTCTTTTAGTCAGCTCATGTTCCCAGAGACTGCCACAACATCTGTCGCAGGTGACGATGAGCCTGGCGAAGTAGGCTGCGCAGCGTGGTTTGCAGATTCTCGCAAAAAATCGTTGTTGGCTTCCTTTGGGGTAGGAACTATTGACCAAGCTCTCGTAGGGGTCTTGCCAATAAGGCACCAAAGTTTACGGCTTTTTGGGGCAGCTCGAAGCGTTCTTATTATTGATGAGGTTCATGCCTACGACACGTACATGACTAAACTGCTTTGTGCGTTGCTTGAGTTTCAGGGTGCTTTTCAAGCCCCAGTAATTCTGCTGTCTGCGACCCTTCCTGCATCACTGAAAGATAAATTTATTGCGGCTTACCGCAAAGGGCTTGGAGCAGATCTCTCTGTTAAACGCTTGCCAGATAATCCATATCCATCAATGGAGATAGTTTCTAGAGCAGATATTGTTAGAAAGACCTTTTCCACGAGAACTTCAGTAAGGAGAACTGTTGATATTTGCTATGTATCGGAAGAATCTTCGGTCCAGGCTGAGATAGCGAAGGCAGTTCAGGCAGGAAAGAGCGTTTGCTGGATTAGAAATTCAATTGAGGATGCTCGCTTAGCGTATCAGTCCGTTAGTGAGCACCTCCAGCAGTCTGGTGCTAATGCCATCGGCAAAGTAACTCTCTTTCACTCGCGATTCTGTTTCGGAGATAGGCTGGAAATAGAGGAAAGCGTGCTTGAGGTCTTCGGACCTAATGGAGGAGCAAAAGATCGATCTGGGCGTATTTTGATATCAACTCAGGTAGTAGAGCAATCCCTAGACCTGGACTTCGATGTGATGATAACAGACCTGGCTCCTATGGATTTGATTATCCAAAGAGCGGGGCGTCTCATGCGGCACTCTCGGGACGCTAGTGGAAATCGAATTGTTGGCGCAGACGAGAGAGGCAAGCCGCTTCTGTATGTCTATGGTCCTATCATTACGGATCGTCCAGGGAAGGATTGGTACTCCGCCTTCTCAAGGCCAGCTAGTTTCGTCTATCCTCATCATGGGCAGTTGTTTTTAACAGCAAAGTGCCTGTTCGAGAAAAAGGAGTTACGGGTCCCTGAGGATCTTCGTCCCTTTATTGAAGCGGTCTATGGAGATGATTATTCGACACACTTACCACCAGAGCTTGTTGAAGTTGAAGATAGAGCGGAGGGAGCTGATAGAGGAAAGACTAGTATCGCAAGTATTAATATACTCAAAATTATTGACGGATATAACTGCATCAGTAATGAGTGGTCGTCAGATGTCGATACGCCGACGCGGCTAACAAACGAACAGCGTATCGTGACACTCGTAAGGGAGTGCGAGCTAGGTATTGTACCAATTTATCAGGGGCCTAATGGGTGGGAGTTAAGCGAGATCTCCTTACCTAGGGGTTTTAGGGAGCTATCGCCAGAGGCTTATTCTCAAGCGTGCTGTAAAGCGTTGGAGTTTTTGAAAAATCAGCCTCAGCATCGTTGGCGGAATTTTGTTGTGGCGCATTCAAAAGAAGGGTACTTTTCTGGCTCTCTAATGAAGCTCAAGGGTGAAGAACAGATCCTTTTTAAGTACGATAAAAAGTCAGGTTTGGAGCTGCTGGTGGATGAATTGCTTTAA